In one Silene latifolia isolate original U9 population chromosome 10, ASM4854445v1, whole genome shotgun sequence genomic region, the following are encoded:
- the LOC141605364 gene encoding heat shock cognate 70 kDa protein-like, producing MAGKGRGSPAIGIDLGTTYSCVGVWQHDRVEIITNDQGNRTTPSCVSFSQNERLVGEAAKNQISINPTNTIYDTKRLIGRRFTDQVVQSDLKLWPFKVLSCPLKDNKPMIVVTYKGDKKHFSAEEISAMVLMKMKETAEAYLGSEVKDAVITVPAYFNDSQRQATKDAGIIAGLNVIRIINEPTAAAIAYGLENKDGERNAVKRNVMVFDLGGGTFDVSLVTLGKDLFEVKAISGDTHLGGGDFDNRLVNHFVAVFKSKHNKDINDNPRALGRLRAACERAKRTLSSSTETKIEIDCLYEGIDFSSVISRARFEKLNMDLFKDCLKPVECCLRDAKIEKSDIDEVVLVGGSTRILKVQELLQNFFNGKALCKSLNPDEAVAYGAAIHAAVLTGVRHNQHVMLVDVTPLSLGVEVRGGGMSVVIPRNTPIPAKMERNFTTVYDYQTGVSISVYEGERTIAIENNLLGRFELDGITQAPKGVTSITDCFEIDANGILTVTSREKTSGVTNQITITKHSGRFSKGEIDRMVEEAKKYMADDMDLKKVKTAKAKLENFVNNVWGIVKDDDGEMGFEDKKKVQDAVEQTIQWLEWNCELNNCLMFENKLEELKDICEPLMPKTHP from the exons ATGGCGGGAAAAGGCAGAGGAAGTCCGGCGATAGGAATTGATCTCGGGACGACGTACTCATGTGTGGGAGTATGGCAGCATGACCGTGTTGAAATCATTACCAACGACCAGGGCAATAGAACGACGCCGTCTTGTGTGTCTTTCTCCCAAAATGAAAGGCTTGTTGGTGAAGCTGCCAAGAATCAAATATCCATCAACCCTACTAACACTATTTATG ATACAAAGAGGCTAATTGGTAGACGATTCACTGATCAAGTAGTGCAAAGTGACTTGAAACTCTGGCCTTTTAAGGTTCTTTCTTGTCCTTTGAAGGACAACAAGCCTATGATTGTGGTCACTTATAAGGGTGATAAGAAGCACTTTTCTGCAGAGGAGATATCAGCCATGGTGCTCATGAAGATGAAAGAGACTGCAGAGGCATACCTTGGGTCTGAAGTTAAGGATGCTGTTATCACTGTTCCTGCCTACTTCAATGATTCTCAACGCCAAGCAACTAAAGATGCGGGGATCATTGCTGGGCTCAATGTGATACGAATCATAAACGAACCGACAGCTGCAGCAATTGCATATGGTCTTGAGAACAAGGATGGTGAGAGGAATGCAGTTAAAAGGAATGTGATGGTGTTTGATCTCGGTGGTGGGACTTTTGATGTCTCCTTGGTGACTCTTGGTAAGGATTTGTTTGAAGTTAAAGCCATAAGTGGTGATACTCACCTTGGTGGAGGGGATTTTGACAACAGATTGGTGAACCATTTTGTGGCCGTATTCAAGTCAAAGCACAATAAGGATATCAATGATAATCCTCGGGCCCTTGGGAGATTGAGGGCTGCTTGTGAGAGGGCAAAGAGGACTCTTTCATCATCGACTGAGACGAAAATCGAAATTGATTGCCTTTATGAAGGCATTGATTTCTCTTCTGTTATCTCCCGTGCTAGATTTGAAAAACTGAACATGGATCTATTTAAGGATTGTTTGAAACCTGTTGAATGTTGTTTAAGGGATGCCAAGATAGAGAAGAGTGATATTGATGAAGTCGTTCTTGTTGGTGGGTCGACTCGTATTCTTAAGGTTCAAGAGTTGTTGCAGAACTTCTTCAATGGGAAGGCGCTTTGTAAAAGCCTGAATCCAGATGAGGCTGTTGCTTATGGGGCAGCCATTCATGCAGCTGTCTTAACTGGTGTAAGACACAACCAACATGTTATGCTTGTGGATGTGACTCCGTTATCTCTTGGTGTGGAGGTTCGTGGTGGTGGGATGAGTGTTGTGATCCCAAGGAACACGCCAATCCCGGCAAAGATGGAGAGGAACTTTACGACTGTCTACGATTACCAGACCGGGGTTTCAATTTCTGTGTATGAGGGTGAGAGAACAATTGCCATTGAAAACAATCTCTTGGGTAGATTTGAGCTTGATGGCATTACCCAAGCCCCCAAAGGTGTAACTAGCATAACAGATTGTTTTGAGATTGATGCTAATGGCATCTTGACTGTGACATCAAGGGAGAAAACCTCTGGCGTTACAAATCAGATAACCATCACCAAACACAGTGGGAGGTTTTCAAAGGGGGAGATTGATAGGATGGTAGAGGAGGCTAAGAAATACATGGCAGACGATATGGATTTAAAGAAGGTAAAGACTGCCAAGGCTAAGTTAGAGAACTTTGTGAACAATGTTTGGGGCATCGTGAAGGATGATGACGGAGAGATGGGATTTGAGGACAAGAAGAAAGTACAGGATGCAGTTGAGCAGACAATTCAATGGCTCGAATGGAATTGTGAACTCAATAATTGCCTCATGTTTGAGAACAAGTTGGAAGAGCTTAAGGACATTTGTGAACCTCTCATGCCTAAGACGCACCCGTAG